The Myxococcaceae bacterium JPH2 genome has a window encoding:
- a CDS encoding YajQ family cyclic di-GMP-binding protein, producing MPSFDVVSKIDLAELDNAVNQAKKELSTRYDFQGTQADIVLAPDQTSLTVKANSEDRVQAAKEVLLTRLAKRGISLHTLEYGTVEKTGLHNVKQPIKLQQGIPVEKSKELIKLLKDSKLKVQASIQADQLRVTGKNRDDLQEAMALFRREQDRLKLDMQFTNFRD from the coding sequence ATGCCATCCTTCGACGTCGTCTCGAAAATCGACCTCGCCGAGCTCGATAACGCGGTCAACCAGGCCAAGAAGGAGCTCAGCACGCGCTACGACTTCCAGGGCACCCAGGCGGACATCGTCCTGGCCCCGGACCAGACTTCCCTCACCGTGAAGGCCAACAGTGAGGACCGCGTCCAGGCAGCCAAAGAAGTCCTGCTCACCCGGCTGGCCAAGCGCGGCATCAGCCTGCACACGCTGGAGTACGGCACGGTGGAGAAGACCGGCCTGCACAACGTGAAGCAGCCCATCAAGCTGCAGCAGGGCATCCCGGTGGAGAAGTCCAAGGAGCTGATCAAGCTGCTCAAGGACTCGAAGCTGAAGGTGCAGGCCTCCATCCAGGCGGATCAGCTCCGCGTCACCGGCAAGAACCGGGATGACCTCCAGGAGGCCATGGCCCTGTTCCGCCGCGAGCAGGACCGCCTGAAGCTGGACATGCAGTTCACCAACTTCCGGGACTGA